Proteins encoded within one genomic window of Humulus lupulus chromosome 1, drHumLupu1.1, whole genome shotgun sequence:
- the LOC133824971 gene encoding uncharacterized protein LOC133824971: protein MKVPKTITYNSLVDQLYTLIGADKSRIDLDLNVIYHFGSKGIPPSLISNDDDVAFFLDEIGTSINHRTPLCVSTIEKRSNDPLVTKTRELYTIPPVETKVNDDFCIDGNEDSCDDDNNDADGNEDSCDGDNNDADDDNENIDRSTCNDVLVKHNLQQSTSNEVLKSHDSSNNRGRKVRQVGEDNLWSTPLLLNQGEKGSTSASIAQLLTSSSSINSWEIKEGQIFENKQELKMKLHLYALKKNFEFKVKKSGKNIWCTVCVDDKCKWRLRATKLVNSNMFEVRKFFGEHTCSLDVRHKDHRQASPWLIGHVIRRKFEGDDVNYKPRSIVKDMSLSYGVHMSYAKAWRCREHALAYIRGTPESSFQKLPSFLYMMEQKNPGTVTHLQMDNEGRFKYCFMALGVSIMGLKTYIRPVICVDGTFLTTRCGGTLLCAMGQDANKQISPIAFSVVDSENNDSWLYFLLRLKEAIGEVENLVFVSDRHTSIASALTKIFPEAHHGACIHHVSMNIRAKFKTDHCHEEFFLAAKAYRKREFLRHFEKIKLKDLAIAQYLENQVGFEKWARSFFPGHRYNLMITGIAESWNNVIAEARGWPITCLMEFMRHILQKWFFERRTAASAATSPLATEVEADLRKLADKSTTSFSFPSSQYEITVLDGDLDGDVDLRRKTCSCRRFDLTGLPCEHALAGVRDRGISPYSLCSRFYTVEAWLSFYGGSVYTLGNEESWVIPNDIGSMMIAPPLVKQKAGRPKKK from the exons ATGAAGGTGCCAAAGACTATCACTTACAATAGTCTTGTTGATCAATTGTATACTTTAATCGGAGCTGACAAGTCTCGTATTGATCTTGACTTAAATGTAATCTATCATTTTGGAAGTAAAGGTATCCCTCCATCTTTGATTAGTAATGATGATGATGTTGCTTTTTTTCTTGATGAGATAGGAACATCTATCAATCATCGGACACCCCTATGTGTGTCTACTATAGAGAAGAGAAGTAATGATCCTTTGGTTACTAAAACACGTGAGTTGTATACTATTCCTCCAGTTGAAACCAAAGTGAATGATGATTTTTGCATTGATGGCAATGAAGACAGttgtgatgatgataataatgatgcagATGGCAATGAAGACAGTTGTGATGGTGATAATAATGATGCAGATG atgataatgaaaatattGATAGGTCTACATGCAATGATGTACTTGTGAAGCATAATTTACAACAGTCAACCTCCAATGAAGTATTGAAGAGCCATGATTCCTCAAATAATAGAGGTCGTAAAGTAAGACAGGTTGGTGAAGATAATCTATGGAGTACTCCACTTTTGTTGAATCAAGGGGAAAAAGGCTCTACTTCAGCCTCAATAGCTCAATTACTGACATCTTCTTCGAGTATCAATTCGTGGGAAATAAAAGAGGGTCAAATATTTGAGAACAAGCAAGAGTTGAAGATGAAACTCCATCTTTATGCATTAAAGAAAAACTTTGAGTTTAAAGTAAAGAAGTCTGGGAAAAATATATGGTGTACAGTATGTGTTGATGATAAATGCAAATGGAGGTTGAGGGCTACAAAATTGGTTAATTCCAATATGTTCGAGGTTCGTAAATTTTTCGGTGAACACACATGCTCATTGGATGTTCGACATAAAGATCACCGTCAGGCATCCCCATGGCTTATTGGACATGTCATAAGGAGAAAATTTGAGGGTGATGATGTTAATTACAAGCCAAGGTCAATTGTAAAAGATATGAGTTTATCATATGGAGTTCATATGAGCTATGCTAAAGCTTGGAGGTGTCGAGAGCATGCATTGGCTTACATAAGAGGTACACCAGAATCATCATTTCAGAAACTTCCCTCATTTCTATACATGATGGAGCAAAAAAATCCTGGAACTGTTACTCATTTGCAGATGGACAATGAAGGTAGGTTCAAATATTGCTTCATGGCCTTAGGTGTTTCTATTATGGGGTTAAAAACATATATTCGCCCAGTTATATGTGTAGATGGAACCTTCTTAACTACTCGGTGTGGAGGTACTTTGTTATGTGCCATGGGACAAGATGCTAACAAGCAAATATCTCCAATTGCATTTTCAGTAGTTGACTCAGAGAATAATGACTCATGGTTGTATTTTCTACTGAGGTTGAAGGAAGCGATTGGTGAAGTGGAGAATCTAGTATTCGTGTCTGATAGACATACTAGTATAGCAAGTGCCTTGACTAAAATTTTTCCTGAGGCACACCACGGTGCTTGTATACATCATGTTAGCATGAATATCCGTGCGAAGTTCAAAACTGACCATTGCCATGAAGAATTCTTCCTTGCAGCGAAAGCTTATAGAAAGCGAGAGTTTTTACGCCATTTTGAGAAGATTAAATTAAAAGATCTTGCAATTGCTCAATACTTAGAGAATCAAGTGGGTTTTGAAAAGTGGGCTCGTTCTTTCTTTCCTGGTCATCGATATAATTTAATGATTACAGGTATTGCCGAAAGCTGGAACAATGTCATTGCTGAGGCAcgtgggtggccaattacttgtcTCATGGAGTTTATGAGGCACATTTTACAAAAATGGTTTTTCGAGCGTCGAACTGCAGCATCAGCGGCTACAAGTCCTCTTGCCACAGAAGTGGAAGCTGATTTGCGAAAGTTAGCAGACAAGTCCACTACCTCGTTCTCTTTTCCGTCTAGTCAGTATGAAATAACAGTATTGGATGGTGATCTTGATGGAGATGTCGACCTGAGGAGGAAAACATGTAGTTGTAGAAGATTTGATTTGACAGGTCTTCCTTGTGAACACGCTCTAGCTGGTGTTCGAGATCGTGGCATTAGTCCATATAGTTTATGCTCCAGATTCTACACAGTTGAAGCGTGGTTGTCATTCTATGGTGGATCTGTATATACGCTGGGTAATGAAGAATCTTGGGTGATACCAAATGACATAGGAAGTATGATGATAGCTCCTCCTTTAGTGAAGCAGAAGGCtggtcgtccaaagaagaaaTGA
- the LOC133800710 gene encoding uncharacterized protein LOC133800710 isoform X2 — protein MALSVSPTTPYYTCSLSFRHERTIPFSLHINELHHYPLLCAAATAKSQTGPVEKNRHSSSANKKRKKKGKRAGDQGDDNDDIDSEGLSFSEVEIVQSESVSPGVEASISGSDSRSLGNYATPMPKPPAGFVVDDHGKVLMASNKRIATIVDPTNNVPLECVIRRVFKSSRGDDCMLLCPVDMPVQILKSTNIEGWSAVSDEEVEAILPSAAYALAKIHMHLVHSGFCYTARGGFCYSEDDIFDFRTDDGQDVDGLPTEGVEITCFHMDGTHYMIYTPSDPLLFVAVKDNNGVLQIADDLLVAYPLRAKEVVHRFNVKIHRIYWMTLP, from the exons ATGGCACTCTCTGTCTCCCCTACCACGCCCTACTACACTTGCTCTCTCTCTTTCCGCCATGAACGCACTATCCCTTTCTCACTCCATATCAATGAACTCCACCACTATCCCCTTCTCTGCGCCGCCGCCACCGCCAAGTCGCAGACTGGCCCGGTCGAGAAGAACCGCCATTCCTCTTCCGCCAATAAGAAGAGGAAGAAAAAGGGCAAGCGCGCCGGTGACCAAGGCGACGACAACGACGACATCGATTCCGAGGGGTTGAGCTTCAGTGAGGTTGAAATTGTGCAGTCTGAGTCTGTTTCGCCTGGTGTTGAGGCGTCGATTTCAGGGTCGGATTCTCGCTCTTTGGGTAACTATGCTACGCCGATGCCGAAACCACCGGCTGGGTTCGTGGTTGATGACCATGGAAAGGTTCTAATGGCTTCCAATAAGCGAATCGCTACCATT GTGGATCCTACCAATAATGTTCCTTTGGAGTGTGTTATAAGGAGGGTATTCAAAAGTTCAAGAGGGGATGATTGTATGTTGCTATGCCCAGTTGACAT GCCTGTTCAGATATTGAAGAGCACAAATATTGAAGGCTGGTCTGCT GTAAGTGATGAAGAAGTTGAAGCAATTCTTCCCTCTGCTGCTTATGCCCTTGCGAAGATTCATATGCATTTAGTACATAGCGG ATTCTGTTATACAGCACGAGGAGGGTTTTGCTACTCAGAAGATGACATATTTGATTTTCGCACAG ATGATGGTCAAGATGTAGATGGCTTACCTACTGAGGGTGTAGAAATTACATGCTTCCATATG GATGGTACACATTACATGATATATACACCATCTGATCCACTTCTATTTGTTGCTGTAAAG GATAATAATGGAGTTTTGCAAATTGCTGATGAT CTTTTGGTGGCTTATCCCCTGAGAGCTAAAGAGGTTGTGCATAGGTTTAATGTGAAAATACATAG GATCTACTGGATGACTCTGCCATAA
- the LOC133800710 gene encoding uncharacterized protein LOC133800710 isoform X1, whose protein sequence is MALSVSPTTPYYTCSLSFRHERTIPFSLHINELHHYPLLCAAATAKSQTGPVEKNRHSSSANKKRKKKGKRAGDQGDDNDDIDSEGLSFSEVEIVQSESVSPGVEASISGSDSRSLGNYATPMPKPPAGFVVDDHGKVLMASNKRIATIVDPTNNVPLECVIRRVFKSSRGDDCMLLCPVDMPVQILKSTNIEGWSAVSDEEVEAILPSAAYALAKIHMHLVHSGFCYTARGGFCYSEDDIFDFRTDDGQDVDGLPTEGVEITCFHMDGTHYMIYTPSDPLLFVAVKDNNGVLQIADDDLLDDSAITSAIDEETEFNALVEEEAALLDSLLGKE, encoded by the exons ATGGCACTCTCTGTCTCCCCTACCACGCCCTACTACACTTGCTCTCTCTCTTTCCGCCATGAACGCACTATCCCTTTCTCACTCCATATCAATGAACTCCACCACTATCCCCTTCTCTGCGCCGCCGCCACCGCCAAGTCGCAGACTGGCCCGGTCGAGAAGAACCGCCATTCCTCTTCCGCCAATAAGAAGAGGAAGAAAAAGGGCAAGCGCGCCGGTGACCAAGGCGACGACAACGACGACATCGATTCCGAGGGGTTGAGCTTCAGTGAGGTTGAAATTGTGCAGTCTGAGTCTGTTTCGCCTGGTGTTGAGGCGTCGATTTCAGGGTCGGATTCTCGCTCTTTGGGTAACTATGCTACGCCGATGCCGAAACCACCGGCTGGGTTCGTGGTTGATGACCATGGAAAGGTTCTAATGGCTTCCAATAAGCGAATCGCTACCATT GTGGATCCTACCAATAATGTTCCTTTGGAGTGTGTTATAAGGAGGGTATTCAAAAGTTCAAGAGGGGATGATTGTATGTTGCTATGCCCAGTTGACAT GCCTGTTCAGATATTGAAGAGCACAAATATTGAAGGCTGGTCTGCT GTAAGTGATGAAGAAGTTGAAGCAATTCTTCCCTCTGCTGCTTATGCCCTTGCGAAGATTCATATGCATTTAGTACATAGCGG ATTCTGTTATACAGCACGAGGAGGGTTTTGCTACTCAGAAGATGACATATTTGATTTTCGCACAG ATGATGGTCAAGATGTAGATGGCTTACCTACTGAGGGTGTAGAAATTACATGCTTCCATATG GATGGTACACATTACATGATATATACACCATCTGATCCACTTCTATTTGTTGCTGTAAAG GATAATAATGGAGTTTTGCAAATTGCTGATGAT GATCTACTGGATGACTCTGCCATAACAAGTGCCATAGACGAGGAGACTGAATTCAATGCCTTAGTG GAAGAGGAAGCTGCTTTACTTGATTCTTTGTTAGGGAAAGAATAG